The following proteins come from a genomic window of Natronosalvus vescus:
- a CDS encoding Lrp/AsnC family transcriptional regulator encodes MELDDTDRAILRQLQQNARTPFSEIARQIDMSSATVHDRVNRMEEAGVIEGYHTQVNPKAIGLGISAIVGLRVEQGREQDTLERLTDIEGVQEVHLTTGEWDVMMRVYASDADALRELMFDRIAQMDGFSRSQTMVILGTTYDSQELPM; translated from the coding sequence ATGGAACTCGATGACACAGACCGGGCTATTCTCCGCCAGTTACAGCAAAATGCACGCACGCCGTTCAGCGAAATCGCGCGCCAGATCGATATGTCGAGTGCGACCGTTCACGATCGAGTCAACCGGATGGAGGAAGCCGGTGTCATCGAGGGATATCACACTCAGGTCAACCCGAAAGCGATCGGGTTGGGCATCTCCGCGATCGTCGGCCTCCGGGTCGAACAGGGGCGCGAACAGGACACCCTCGAGCGCCTGACCGATATCGAAGGCGTCCAGGAGGTACACCTGACGACCGGCGAGTGGGACGTCATGATGCGCGTGTACGCCTCCGACGCGGATGCGCTTCGTGAACTGATGTTCGATCGTATCGCCCAGATGGACGGCTTTTCGCGTTCGCAGACGATGGTTATTCTCGGGACGACCTACGATAGTCAGGAATTACCGATGTAG
- a CDS encoding inositol monophosphatase family protein produces MSESNGGVDDTARARDRATVAAQAAEAGAAVAHESFRRNIPVEVKGGKTDVVTQADRDAQRAVIDVIHETYPDDPIVGEEDDERKTVPPEGPAWIIDPIDGTNNYVRELRVFATAVAAVIDGEPVGSAVVLPALGDTYLAGPDGVTRNGDSITVSDRDDPQTCTVCPTIWWDFDEREQYAAATREIVQRFGDMRRFGCAQAVLSMVAAGGLDGVITNVQANPWDSVAGVHLIREAGGTVTDIDGNPWRYDSTGLVASNGVVHDEVLAATQAIDAGNGQ; encoded by the coding sequence ATGAGCGAGAGCAACGGAGGCGTCGACGACACGGCAAGGGCACGTGATCGGGCAACGGTCGCCGCTCAAGCGGCCGAGGCCGGAGCGGCGGTCGCCCACGAGTCGTTCCGACGGAACATCCCGGTAGAGGTGAAGGGTGGCAAGACGGACGTCGTAACCCAGGCCGATCGTGACGCACAGCGAGCGGTTATCGACGTGATTCACGAGACGTACCCGGACGATCCGATCGTCGGGGAGGAGGACGACGAGCGAAAGACCGTTCCTCCGGAGGGGCCCGCCTGGATCATCGATCCGATCGACGGGACGAACAACTACGTCCGCGAACTCCGCGTCTTCGCAACGGCGGTCGCCGCCGTCATCGACGGCGAACCGGTCGGCTCGGCGGTCGTCTTGCCGGCGCTCGGGGACACGTACCTGGCCGGGCCGGACGGCGTCACCCGAAACGGTGACTCGATCACGGTAAGCGATCGAGACGATCCCCAGACCTGCACCGTGTGTCCGACGATCTGGTGGGATTTCGACGAACGGGAGCAGTACGCCGCGGCTACTCGAGAGATCGTCCAGCGTTTCGGCGACATGCGCCGGTTCGGCTGCGCCCAGGCCGTCCTCTCGATGGTCGCCGCGGGCGGCCTCGACGGCGTGATAACTAACGTCCAGGCGAACCCGTGGGATTCGGTCGCCGGGGTTCACCTGATCCGCGAAGCCGGCGGGACTGTTACGGACATCGACGGCAACCCGTGGCGCTACGATTCGACTGGCCTGGTCGCATCCAACGGCGTCGTCCACGACGAGGTGCTGGCGGCGACGCAGGCGATCGACGCTGGTAACGGACAGTAA
- the ligA gene encoding ATP-dependent DNA ligase LigA: MEFATFADRAATIEAESADLEIVDQVRALLEDADGQRDDGTPDLEVVARFVQGRVFPAWDARKIDIGPRTCYEAIARAAGPNVTVADIEAGVAEVGDIGEVAASYEFGGQQGLAAFGAGAGGGRGSDGSGGGSDLTLESVYDTLEAVAETEGSGSHDTKVDLLFSLFNRCEPLEARYLARLVLAEMRIGVGEGTVRDAIAEAFDVPVEHVERALQVTNDYGHVAAVARSDGIDGLASLSLEVGRPIQAMLAQAGSVTDALEGWDEAAVEWKYDGARVQLHHVPGETTRVFSRNMEDVTDALPEVVEFAEDALEVPTILDGEVVAVDDEGAPMAFQEVLRRFRRKHDVAKTREDVTVRPIFFDCLHADGVDLLAIPLVDRRRRLEDVLGADSGVDGLARWKLADDPRAIESIDAAALEAGHEGIMLKDPTSTYSPGRRGKHWLKRKPDVETFDCVVTGAEWGEGRRATFLGTFVLSVRVDSGGGESSHTRFEPIGKVATGITDETLADLTELLEPHIRAEEGKSVDLEPAVVFEVGYEEIQTSPTYASGFALRFPRFIGVRDDKEPADADSLERVERLRS, translated from the coding sequence ATGGAGTTCGCCACGTTCGCCGACCGCGCCGCCACCATCGAAGCCGAGTCCGCTGACCTCGAGATCGTCGATCAGGTCAGGGCACTCCTCGAGGACGCCGACGGGCAACGCGATGACGGCACGCCGGATCTCGAGGTCGTCGCCCGCTTCGTGCAAGGACGCGTCTTCCCGGCGTGGGACGCACGAAAGATCGACATCGGGCCTCGAACGTGTTACGAGGCGATCGCTCGCGCAGCGGGCCCGAACGTGACGGTCGCCGACATCGAAGCCGGCGTCGCCGAGGTGGGTGACATCGGGGAAGTCGCGGCGAGTTACGAGTTCGGCGGCCAGCAAGGGCTGGCGGCGTTCGGTGCCGGTGCCGGCGGCGGTCGTGGTTCCGACGGCAGTGGCGGCGGTTCCGACCTCACCCTCGAGTCCGTGTACGACACGCTCGAGGCCGTCGCCGAAACCGAGGGAAGCGGGAGTCACGACACGAAAGTCGACCTGCTCTTTTCGCTGTTCAACCGGTGTGAGCCGCTCGAGGCCCGGTATCTCGCGCGTCTCGTCCTCGCCGAGATGCGCATCGGCGTCGGCGAGGGAACCGTCCGGGACGCCATCGCCGAGGCGTTCGACGTGCCGGTCGAACACGTCGAGCGCGCCCTGCAGGTGACGAACGACTACGGGCACGTGGCTGCCGTCGCTCGCTCCGATGGCATCGACGGGCTCGCAAGCCTCTCCCTCGAGGTCGGCCGGCCGATCCAGGCGATGCTGGCCCAGGCAGGGAGCGTCACGGACGCCCTCGAGGGCTGGGACGAGGCGGCGGTCGAGTGGAAGTACGACGGAGCGCGCGTGCAGTTGCACCACGTTCCCGGCGAGACGACGCGCGTGTTCTCCCGCAACATGGAGGACGTGACCGACGCGCTCCCGGAGGTCGTGGAGTTCGCCGAGGACGCCCTCGAGGTGCCGACGATTCTCGACGGTGAGGTCGTCGCGGTCGACGACGAGGGCGCACCCATGGCCTTCCAGGAGGTACTTCGCCGGTTCCGCCGCAAACACGACGTCGCCAAAACCCGGGAGGACGTCACCGTCCGACCGATCTTTTTCGACTGCCTTCACGCCGACGGCGTGGATCTGCTCGCCATCCCACTCGTCGATCGTCGCAGACGGCTCGAGGACGTTCTCGGAGCCGATTCGGGTGTCGACGGCCTCGCACGGTGGAAGCTGGCAGACGACCCCAGGGCGATCGAATCGATAGATGCGGCAGCGCTCGAGGCCGGCCACGAGGGGATCATGCTCAAGGATCCGACGTCGACGTACTCCCCCGGGCGACGGGGCAAACACTGGCTGAAACGCAAACCCGACGTCGAGACGTTCGATTGCGTCGTCACCGGGGCCGAGTGGGGCGAGGGACGCCGGGCGACGTTTCTCGGCACGTTCGTCCTCTCCGTTCGGGTCGACAGCGGGGGCGGTGAATCGAGTCACACGCGATTCGAACCCATCGGAAAGGTCGCCACGGGGATCACGGACGAGACGCTAGCCGATCTGACGGAACTGCTCGAGCCACATATCCGCGCCGAGGAGGGGAAATCGGTCGACCTCGAGCCGGCTGTCGTCTTCGAAGTCGGCTACGAGGAGATCCAAACGTCGCCGACGTACGCCTCCGGGTTCGCCCTCCGATTCCCCCGGTTTATCGGGGTCAGAGACGACAAGGAGCCCGCGGACGCCGACTCGCTCGAGCGCGTCGAACGGCTGCGGTCGTAA
- a CDS encoding DUF7385 family protein, with the protein MEQFEKFVSSATLREENGSIKLYQNTVGLTCPACDEPFDDMVVCKDEHTSLNQTIPLDLCTAVEDRKPVLFTHKP; encoded by the coding sequence ATGGAGCAGTTCGAGAAATTCGTCTCCTCGGCGACGCTTCGGGAGGAAAATGGATCGATCAAATTGTATCAGAACACCGTCGGACTGACCTGCCCAGCCTGTGACGAGCCGTTCGACGACATGGTCGTCTGCAAGGACGAGCACACGAGCCTCAACCAGACGATTCCGCTGGATCTCTGTACGGCCGTCGAGGACAGGAAGCCGGTGTTGTTCACGCACAAACCCTAA
- the cofD gene encoding 2-phospho-L-lactate transferase: MVTFLSGGTGTPKLLDGAGASFSPEEITVVANTGDDIELGGLFVSPDVDTLLFQGGGVLDRERWWGIRGDTHRTHSALTDIAKAAGLPDGPQYLEAEKQTDGRPLARWRRFSGVAEFMTIGDRDRAVHLTRTSLLDQGHTLTEVTKTLADGFGLAIDVLPMSDDPVASLIHTDEGLMHFQEYWVANRGEPTVSNVEFRGSSSAEPAPGVLEALDDVVVIGPSNPVTSIGPMLALPGVAKALMQTPVVAVSPFLGDTAFSGPAGDLMRAVGATPSTAGLATAYPFADAFVIDSDDDTEFDRPTIQTDITIDSPKDAGRVISAISEALALVA, translated from the coding sequence ATGGTTACGTTCCTCTCCGGGGGCACCGGAACACCGAAGCTCCTCGACGGTGCCGGAGCGTCGTTCTCGCCGGAGGAGATCACGGTCGTCGCCAACACCGGCGATGACATCGAACTCGGTGGTCTGTTCGTCTCTCCGGACGTCGACACACTCCTCTTTCAGGGCGGCGGCGTCCTCGACCGCGAGCGGTGGTGGGGGATCAGAGGCGACACCCACCGAACACACTCCGCATTGACCGACATCGCGAAGGCAGCAGGACTGCCCGACGGACCGCAGTATCTCGAGGCCGAGAAACAGACTGATGGAAGGCCCCTCGCACGGTGGCGTCGCTTCTCCGGCGTGGCGGAGTTCATGACCATCGGCGACCGCGACCGGGCCGTTCACCTCACCCGTACCAGTCTGCTCGATCAAGGTCATACGCTCACCGAAGTCACGAAAACTCTCGCCGACGGCTTCGGACTGGCGATCGACGTGTTGCCGATGAGCGACGACCCCGTCGCGAGTCTCATTCACACCGACGAGGGGCTGATGCACTTCCAGGAGTACTGGGTGGCCAATCGTGGCGAACCGACGGTGTCGAACGTCGAATTCCGCGGGTCGTCGTCGGCCGAGCCGGCACCGGGTGTCCTCGAGGCACTCGACGACGTCGTCGTCATCGGGCCGTCCAATCCGGTGACGAGTATCGGGCCGATGCTCGCGCTGCCCGGCGTCGCGAAGGCGTTGATGCAGACGCCGGTCGTCGCCGTCTCGCCGTTCCTCGGTGACACCGCCTTCTCGGGGCCCGCCGGCGACCTGATGCGTGCCGTCGGGGCGACGCCGAGCACCGCTGGCCTGGCGACCGCCTACCCCTTCGCGGATGCGTTCGTCATCGACAGCGACGACGACACCGAGTTCGATCGACCGACGATCCAGACCGACATCACGATCGACTCGCCGAAGGACGCCGGCCGCGTGATCAGCGCCATCTCGGAAGCACTCGCCCTCGTCGCGTGA
- a CDS encoding tRNA-dihydrouridine synthase: MFSPPLALASLSGESDTEWAMAGREWAGAAFLGGIALDEPAREAARILVARDRSEFLPNDPVAFVDDQLAALEDEPIQAAINVRAASADALPPVARICRERDAFLEINAHCRQPELCAVGCGETLLADTERLRSYVDTATEHGATVGVKVRAAVDDVNLPTLCRTLERADASFVHVDAMDSEAVIADIAGACELYVIANNGVRDEATVREYLEYGADAVSVGRPSDNPVVLERVRQALERWQQTRSP; this comes from the coding sequence ATGTTCTCACCACCACTCGCGCTCGCGAGTCTCAGCGGCGAGTCCGATACCGAGTGGGCCATGGCCGGGCGCGAGTGGGCCGGTGCGGCGTTTCTCGGCGGCATCGCGCTCGACGAGCCAGCACGGGAGGCCGCGCGAATTCTCGTCGCCCGCGACCGCTCGGAGTTTCTCCCGAACGACCCCGTTGCGTTCGTCGACGACCAGCTCGCTGCCCTCGAGGACGAGCCGATTCAGGCCGCCATCAACGTCAGAGCAGCTAGCGCGGACGCGCTCCCGCCAGTCGCCCGGATCTGCCGCGAGCGCGACGCCTTCCTCGAGATCAACGCCCACTGCCGTCAGCCCGAACTGTGTGCCGTTGGCTGTGGGGAGACGCTGCTGGCCGACACCGAACGCCTTCGTTCGTACGTCGACACCGCTACCGAACACGGAGCGACTGTCGGCGTCAAGGTTCGGGCAGCGGTCGACGACGTCAATCTGCCGACCCTGTGTCGGACGCTCGAGCGCGCCGACGCGTCGTTCGTCCACGTCGACGCGATGGACTCGGAGGCCGTCATCGCCGACATCGCTGGCGCCTGTGAGCTGTACGTGATCGCCAACAACGGCGTTCGCGACGAGGCCACCGTCCGCGAGTACCTCGAGTACGGTGCCGACGCGGTGAGCGTCGGCCGGCCGAGCGATAACCCGGTCGTCCTCGAGCGAGTTCGGCAGGCGCTCGAGCGTTGGCAACAGACACGGTCGCCTTAA
- a CDS encoding metallophosphoesterase has protein sequence MALLEPVPDEPAAIATLDGDRALVVADYHAGYEVGLRYERGVDVPSQASARRERLCGLLERSNADQLIVLGDLMHAIGDPGGAERGELEVLFESVPSDVTVTLVRGNHDGAIESWIDTDAAGFEDYVFGVVGRIGGTTLRITDGSGVRLGDLGCCHGHTWPDRSVLEADVVCLGHEHPCVRLEDEVGGARVERVWLRGRLAPDPFLEREVYAGLPWLEGEEPTPQVVVVPAFNDLAGGTWTNLEGQSFLTPFIPAGIADTEAYLLDGTRLGPLDRI, from the coding sequence ATGGCCCTCCTCGAGCCCGTTCCCGACGAACCAGCAGCCATCGCGACACTCGACGGTGACCGGGCGCTGGTCGTCGCCGACTACCACGCCGGTTACGAGGTCGGGTTGCGATACGAGCGCGGTGTCGACGTCCCCAGTCAGGCGTCAGCTCGCCGGGAGCGACTTTGTGGACTGCTCGAGCGAAGCAACGCAGACCAGTTGATCGTCCTCGGTGATCTGATGCACGCCATCGGCGACCCCGGTGGGGCAGAGCGAGGGGAACTCGAGGTGCTCTTCGAGTCCGTTCCGAGCGACGTGACGGTGACGCTGGTGCGTGGAAACCACGACGGGGCGATCGAATCGTGGATCGACACCGACGCCGCTGGTTTCGAAGATTACGTGTTTGGCGTCGTCGGCCGTATCGGAGGAACGACGCTGCGAATCACCGACGGGAGCGGCGTCCGCCTCGGCGATCTTGGCTGTTGTCACGGTCACACCTGGCCGGATCGCAGCGTCCTCGAGGCAGACGTGGTCTGTCTGGGCCACGAACATCCCTGTGTCAGACTCGAGGACGAGGTCGGGGGTGCTCGCGTCGAACGCGTGTGGTTGCGCGGCCGACTCGCACCGGATCCGTTTCTGGAACGCGAGGTCTACGCTGGGCTACCGTGGCTCGAGGGGGAGGAACCGACTCCACAGGTCGTGGTCGTACCCGCGTTCAACGACCTCGCCGGTGGGACGTGGACGAACCTCGAGGGACAGTCGTTTCTGACCCCGTTTATTCCGGCAGGGATCGCTGACACCGAGGCGTACCTGCTCGACGGCACGCGGCTCGGCCCCCTCGATCGAATTTAA
- a CDS encoding RPA family protein, translating to MSADEPIPGREVAYRLFAAEFDDSTLSHTESDEERAPNYVVTPTGARLNRLFVVGALTEVTSVNDDMLRARVVDPTGAFVVYAGQYQPDALAFLERIEPPAFVSVTGKARTFQPEDSDVIYTSIRPESIATVDADTRDRWVVSAAEQTLERVGTYAAAAELDATGDSLADALVEAGVEPGLAAGIPLAQNHYGTTPAYLQSVRDLALEAARVVAGETDQVSGLDRQPDEGDGGATSSFRTLADAHGPPLPDDIVVAATPESDDAKAVEATDAGEATDAKAVEPTDAGEADAVESSTADVDTPSAEPGTESDVSDVATAETSGSDTEDDLGDFDGGGFDGEPTDAAEVDTEPSDDSADAVTTATESDVDDTVSETDSTSAPDEAANDLEGEDGSVGMYEMDDEEREQLEAEFGAEFSTGAEVDEAGEADIDVPDGDESGATDEPEAEAVEGDEPEAEVSEGKETGEVEENEEADLEDLDLQSLVVETMGELDEGDGADRSAVIDTVVDDTGADAEDVEAAIDDALMGGQCYEPGDDKLKAI from the coding sequence ATGAGCGCCGACGAGCCGATTCCAGGCCGTGAGGTCGCCTACCGGCTCTTCGCCGCGGAGTTCGACGATTCGACGCTCTCACACACCGAGAGCGACGAAGAACGCGCACCGAACTACGTCGTCACGCCCACCGGTGCGCGGCTCAACCGACTGTTCGTCGTCGGCGCGCTGACGGAGGTGACGTCGGTCAACGACGACATGCTTCGGGCGCGCGTGGTCGATCCGACCGGCGCGTTCGTCGTCTACGCCGGCCAGTACCAGCCCGACGCACTCGCCTTCCTCGAGCGAATCGAACCGCCAGCGTTCGTCTCGGTCACGGGCAAAGCGCGGACGTTCCAGCCGGAGGACTCGGACGTGATCTACACCTCGATCCGGCCCGAGAGCATCGCAACCGTCGACGCCGACACCCGCGACCGCTGGGTGGTCTCGGCGGCCGAACAGACCCTCGAGCGCGTCGGCACGTACGCGGCCGCCGCCGAACTCGACGCCACGGGTGACTCACTCGCGGACGCACTGGTCGAAGCAGGTGTCGAACCGGGTCTGGCGGCCGGCATTCCGCTCGCACAGAACCACTACGGCACGACGCCGGCGTACCTCCAGTCGGTGCGCGACCTTGCCCTCGAGGCGGCCCGTGTCGTTGCTGGGGAGACAGACCAGGTGAGCGGACTCGATCGACAGCCAGACGAGGGTGACGGTGGTGCGACCTCGAGTTTCAGGACGCTCGCGGACGCTCATGGCCCACCCCTGCCAGACGACATCGTTGTAGCCGCGACACCGGAGTCCGACGACGCCAAAGCGGTGGAAGCTACCGATGCTGGGGAGGCCACCGACGCCAAAGCGGTGGAACCTACCGATGCTGGGGAGGCCGACGCCGTCGAATCCAGTACAGCGGACGTCGACACTCCCTCGGCCGAGCCAGGCACCGAATCCGACGTCTCCGATGTGGCCACTGCTGAAACCAGTGGCAGTGACACCGAGGACGACCTCGGTGACTTCGATGGCGGCGGCTTTGACGGCGAGCCAACCGATGCGGCCGAAGTCGATACGGAACCGTCCGACGACAGCGCTGATGCCGTCACGACTGCCACTGAGAGCGATGTCGACGACACTGTCTCGGAGACGGATTCGACATCGGCCCCGGACGAAGCCGCGAACGACCTCGAAGGCGAGGACGGAAGCGTCGGCATGTACGAGATGGACGACGAGGAGCGCGAACAGCTCGAGGCAGAGTTCGGGGCCGAGTTCTCGACTGGCGCAGAAGTCGACGAGGCGGGCGAGGCGGACATCGACGTACCGGACGGCGACGAGAGTGGTGCGACGGACGAACCGGAGGCCGAAGCTGTCGAAGGGGACGAACCGGAGGCCGAAGTTTCCGAGGGCAAAGAGACGGGCGAGGTGGAAGAAAACGAAGAAGCCGACCTCGAGGATCTCGACCTCCAGTCGCTCGTCGTCGAAACCATGGGCGAACTCGACGAGGGCGACGGGGCCGACCGTTCGGCCGTCATCGACACCGTCGTCGACGACACCGGTGCCGACGCCGAAGACGTGGAAGCGGCCATCGACGACGCCCTGATGGGCGGACAGTGTTACGAGCCCGGCGACGACAAACTGAAGGCGATCTAA
- a CDS encoding Single-stranded DNA binding protein: MDIDTHAEDLASDLGIDKEEVKTDLQNLLEYSVPLDEATQSLRRKYGDGSSGGGGAPSAKDVGDITPDDGSVTVTGVVLTAGKRSIRYQGDDHVIVEGELADESGVIDFTAWEDFGLAPGDTITAGNAGVREWDGEPELNFGESTSLSTLEESLEVPYDVGGEADLASLRTGDRAKTIEVAVIECEERTINGRDGETTILSGVFGDESGRLPFTNWDPVPAIEEGNAVRIENAYVREFRGVPEVNVSAFSTVTTLEDGVDVGSDAPQLGIGEAVATGGVYDVELVGNVLAVRDGSGLIQRCPECNRVIQKGQCRTHGSVDGIDDLRVKAILDDGTGAVTVILDDELTEAVYGGDVEDAKAEARDAMDQEAVADTIRERIVGTEYRIRGHLSVDEYGANLDASTFDESDDDPVARATALLATVDGTEVDA; this comes from the coding sequence ATGGATATCGATACCCATGCCGAGGATCTTGCCTCCGATCTCGGTATTGACAAAGAGGAGGTCAAAACCGACCTGCAGAACCTACTCGAGTACAGCGTCCCGCTCGACGAAGCGACCCAGAGCCTGCGCCGAAAGTACGGCGACGGGTCGAGCGGCGGTGGCGGTGCGCCGTCCGCAAAAGACGTCGGCGACATCACGCCTGACGACGGCTCGGTGACCGTCACCGGCGTCGTCCTCACCGCAGGCAAGCGATCGATCCGCTATCAGGGCGACGACCACGTCATCGTCGAAGGCGAACTCGCCGACGAAAGCGGCGTCATCGATTTCACCGCCTGGGAGGACTTCGGCCTCGCGCCGGGGGATACGATCACCGCCGGGAACGCTGGCGTCCGCGAGTGGGACGGCGAACCGGAGCTCAACTTCGGCGAGAGTACGTCGCTCTCCACGCTCGAGGAGTCCCTCGAGGTGCCCTACGACGTCGGCGGCGAGGCAGACCTCGCCAGCCTTCGCACCGGCGACCGCGCGAAGACGATCGAAGTGGCCGTCATCGAGTGCGAAGAGCGGACGATCAACGGCCGGGACGGCGAGACGACGATTCTCAGCGGCGTCTTCGGCGACGAGAGCGGCCGACTCCCCTTCACGAACTGGGATCCCGTGCCGGCGATCGAGGAGGGGAACGCCGTTCGCATCGAGAACGCCTACGTCCGTGAGTTCCGCGGCGTCCCTGAGGTGAACGTCTCCGCGTTCTCGACGGTTACCACGCTCGAGGACGGCGTCGACGTCGGGAGCGACGCCCCACAGTTGGGAATCGGCGAGGCAGTCGCGACCGGCGGCGTCTACGACGTCGAACTCGTCGGGAACGTGCTGGCTGTCCGCGACGGCTCCGGGTTAATCCAGCGGTGCCCGGAGTGTAATCGGGTCATTCAGAAGGGGCAGTGTCGCACCCACGGCTCCGTCGACGGCATCGACGACCTGCGGGTGAAGGCGATCCTCGACGACGGGACTGGAGCCGTGACCGTCATCCTCGACGACGAACTCACCGAGGCGGTGTACGGCGGCGACGTCGAAGACGCCAAAGCCGAGGCGCGCGACGCGATGGATCAGGAGGCCGTCGCCGACACGATCCGCGAACGGATCGTCGGCACCGAGTACCGCATCCGCGGGCACCTCTCGGTCGACGAGTACGGCGCCAACCTCGACGCCAGCACGTTCGACGAAAGCGACGATGACCCGGTCGCTCGAGCCACGGCGCTCCTTGCGACGGTCGACGGGACGGAGGTGGACGCATGA
- a CDS encoding 2,5-diamino-6-(ribosylamino)-4(3H)-pyrimidinone 5'-phosphate reductase — protein MHVVVNAAMSADGKLSSSAREQVRISGEADFDRMDAIRAESDAIVVGVGTVLADDPHLTVKDDDRIASRLESGEPAHPARVVVDSRGRTPTDAAVLDDASETYLCTTNALPETRREALTPRATIVTAGTDRVDLREAFGALESAGLESIMVEGGGELIFSMFEADLVDELRVFVGPQIIGGRDAPTLADGDGFLENCPTLTLESVERLDDGVILVWNVQ, from the coding sequence ATGCACGTCGTCGTCAACGCGGCCATGAGCGCCGACGGGAAACTCTCCTCCAGCGCCCGCGAGCAGGTACGAATCAGCGGCGAAGCCGACTTCGACCGGATGGACGCGATTCGGGCCGAAAGCGACGCAATCGTCGTCGGTGTCGGCACCGTTCTCGCGGACGATCCTCACCTGACGGTCAAAGACGACGACCGGATCGCCAGCAGACTCGAGTCGGGCGAGCCAGCCCACCCCGCCCGCGTCGTCGTCGATTCTCGAGGGCGAACGCCGACCGACGCGGCCGTCCTCGACGACGCCTCGGAGACCTACCTCTGTACGACGAATGCCCTTCCGGAGACGCGACGGGAAGCGTTGACACCTCGGGCGACGATCGTCACCGCAGGCACGGATCGCGTCGACCTTCGGGAGGCGTTCGGCGCCCTCGAGTCGGCCGGGCTCGAGTCGATTATGGTCGAAGGCGGCGGCGAACTCATCTTCTCGATGTTCGAAGCAGATTTGGTCGACGAACTTCGGGTGTTCGTCGGCCCGCAGATTATTGGCGGCCGGGACGCCCCGACGCTGGCCGACGGTGACGGGTTCCTCGAGAACTGTCCCACACTCACGCTCGAGTCGGTCGAACGGCTCGACGACGGCGTGATACTCGTCTGGAACGTTCAGTGA
- a CDS encoding O-methyltransferase: MDEILPDEVARFVRATGPDPDETLIEMDEYAVAEGFPHVGPEVGGFLRMLARLANANRIFEFGSGYGYSAYWFAEALPEDGEIVLTEVDADELELAKTYLENGGYDHLARYELGDALETIEAYEGSFDVALIDHQKHRYVDAFEAIKPKLTVGGVIVADNAMRAGIIQFDKLLEIVEGGEPDDVNENTQGIATYLETVRADPDFETVVLPLGEGIAVSYRVQ, encoded by the coding sequence ATGGACGAGATACTCCCCGACGAGGTCGCCCGATTCGTTCGTGCGACCGGCCCAGATCCGGACGAGACGCTCATCGAGATGGACGAGTACGCGGTTGCGGAGGGGTTTCCGCACGTCGGCCCCGAAGTCGGCGGCTTCCTTCGAATGCTCGCCAGACTCGCCAATGCGAACCGAATCTTCGAGTTCGGCTCCGGCTACGGCTACTCCGCCTACTGGTTCGCGGAAGCGTTACCCGAGGACGGTGAGATCGTTCTCACGGAGGTCGACGCAGACGAACTCGAGCTAGCGAAGACCTACCTCGAGAACGGCGGGTACGACCACCTCGCGCGGTACGAACTTGGCGATGCCCTCGAGACGATCGAGGCGTACGAAGGGTCGTTCGACGTCGCCCTGATCGATCACCAGAAACACCGGTACGTGGATGCGTTCGAGGCGATCAAACCGAAGCTGACGGTCGGTGGAGTGATCGTCGCGGACAACGCGATGCGCGCAGGGATCATCCAGTTCGACAAACTCCTCGAGATCGTCGAGGGAGGCGAACCCGACGACGTCAACGAGAACACGCAAGGGATCGCGACCTACCTCGAGACCGTTCGTGCCGATCCGGATTTCGAGACGGTGGTATTGCCCCTCGGTGAGGGGATTGCCGTGAGCTACCGCGTGCAGTGA